The genome window CCTTGTAATCCGCCAAGCTCGTGCGGTAACCTCTGTTCCTCCTTCTACCTTTGGCGCGGGCAAGTGCCTGTGCTCCTTTGCTTCATGCTGATTTCTGTTATCAATACATCCAAGCATCCGCTGCCGGAGTACCAAACGGCCCACGCCGCCGGCATGGATGTGCGGGCCAACCTCACCGAGCCCGTTACGTTGAAGCCCCTGCAACGCGCCCTTGTTCCTACTGGCCTTTTCTTGGAAATTCCGGTGGGCTACGAAATGCAGGTGCGGCCCCGCAGCGGGCTGGCGTACAAACACGGTATTGGCCTGGTGAACAGCCCAGGCACCATCGACGCAGACTACCGCGGCGAGCTGAAGGTGCTGCTCGTAAACCTCTCCGACCAGGAGTTCGTGGTGCAGGACGGGGAGCGTATTGCTCAGCTGGTGGTAGCCCGCCACGAAACCGTAGCGTGGCAGCCCGTTGAGGTGCTCAGCGATACAGCACGCGGCGCGGGCGGCTACGGCAGCACCGGCGTGCAGTAATGGCGCACCAGTAGCCCATCCTTACGTACACAGTACCTGCTTTAGGCTAGTATCACTCTTTACTCAACTTTTACCTTTCTAATACCACACCCGTATGAAAATCATCGTCCCGATGGCTGGTATGGGGAAGCGCATGCGCCCCCACACGCTTACTGTTCCTAAGCCCCTGATTCCGATTGCCGGCAAGCCCATTGTGCAGCGCCTGGTGGAAGACATTGCCAAAGTATGCGGCGAGCAGGTTGAGGAAGTAGCCTTTATTATCGGGCGCTTTGGCGCGGAGGTGGAGAAAAGCCTCGTGCAGATTGCTGAATCAGTAGGCGCCAAGGGCACTATTCATTACCAAGACGAGCCCCTGGGTACGGCCCACGCCATTCTCTGCGCCCAGTCGGCCCTTGATGGCCCGGTGGTGGTAGCCTTCGCCGATACGCTGTTTAAAGCCGACTTTATTCTGGACTCCTCTGCCGAGGGCACCATTTGGGTGCAGCGCGTAGACGACCCCAAGCCGTTCGGGGTAGTAAAGCTCAACGAGCAGGGCCAGATTACCGACTTCGTGGAAAAACCCCAGGAGTTTGTTTCCGACCTGGCCATTATTGGCATCTACTACTTCAAGGACGGCGAGTACCTGAAGAACGAGTTGCAGTACTTGCTCGACAACGACATCAAGGACAAAGGCGAGTACCAGCTCACCAACGCCCTGGAAAACATGAAGAACAAGGGTACCTCCTTCGTGCCTGGCCGCGTAACCGAGTGGCTGGACTGCGGCAATAAGGACGCTACCGTATTTACTAACCAGCGTTACCTGGAGTACCTGCAGGAGCGCGGCGAGAACCTAGTGTCGGAATCCGCCCAAGTGACCAATTCCGTCCTGATTCCGCCCGTGTACATCGGCGAAGGGGTTATCATTACTGATTCGGTGGTAGGTCCGCACGTTTCCTTAGGCAACCATACCAACGTACGCGCGTCCATCGTTTCTAACTCCATCGTGCAGCAGTCGGCCACGGTGCTGCACGCCAACCTGACCAATTCCATGGTGGGCAGCCACGCTACCGTCGCCAGCACGCCCAATGATTTGAGCCTAGGAGACTACAACACGCTGCGCGTGTGATATTTTTGCGTCTCCTGACGTTTCAGTAGCGCGGACCTTTGCCGAGGTCTGTCGTGTTGGGGTTAGGTTTCCTCGTTTCCAAACCGCGGCCGCAGGGTCCGCGCTACTGTTTTCATGAGTCGATTCGGTGCTTTTTCTGTGCTTCTGCTGGGCCTGCTGGTGGCCAGCCCCGGGTACGCCCAGCAGGCTAAGCCAGCGGCTCCCGCTACCTCTACGGCCCCCGAAAAGAAGCCCCGCAAGCTGACGCGCAAAGAGCGCAAGGAGCTGGCCCGCCGGGCGGCTCTGGATGCCGCCGCCCAGCAAAAACGCCCCTTATCGGAAAAGGATCGGGAAATCAGCGAGGCGTATTTCGTGGATGGGGTGCGGTTTGTGCTGCTGGAAGATTACAACAAGGCCCTCGAGCGGCTGCTAAAAGCCTACGCCCTCAACCCCACCAATGCGGCCGTCAATTACAAAATTGCCGAAACCAACCTGCTGAGCGGCAACCTCCAGGATGCCACGAACTTTGCGCAAGCAGCCGTAAAACTCGATCCGCAGAACGCCTACTACTACCTGCTGCTGGCCCAGATTTACGCCTCGCAAAAGCAGTTCGATCAGGCCATTGGCGTATACAATACCCTGATCAAGCAGGTGCCCAACTCGGGCTATTACCTCTTTAACCTAGCCGACCTGTACATTGCCCAAGGCAAGCTGAACGAGGCACTGGCGACCTTTGATCAGGCGGAAAAACAATTCGGCCTCTTGGATGAGGTATCCTTCAAAAAGCAGCAGATCTATCTCAAGCAAAATAACCTCGATAAGGCCCTGCAGGAAGGCGAAACGCTGATTACGGCCAACCCGAATGAGGTACGCTACGTGCTGGCCCAGGCCCAGATGTACGCGGCCAACAACCGCTTCCCCGATGCCATTCGGGTGGCCCAGCAGGCCCTCAAGCAGGACCCAGACAACCCGCGGGCCCGCATGATCCTGGCCGACGTGTACCGCCAGCAGAACAACGCGCCGGAATCGGAAAAGCAAATCAAGCTGGCCTTCGAAAGCCCGGCCTTGGACATCGACGACAAGGTTCGGATTCTGGTTGACTACATCAAGCAGCTGCCCAACCCGGCCCTCAACCAAACGGCCCAGGACTTGGCCGCCATTACTACCCGGGTGCATCCGCGCGAAGCCAAAGCCTTTTCCATTGCCGGCGACATTCAGACGGTAACCGGCAACCGGCCTGCGGCCCGCGCTAACTATCTGAAGGCCATTGAACTGGACAACTCCCGTTACCAGATTTGGCAGCAGGTGGTGCTCATTGATGCCGAGCTCAATCAGGTTGATTCCTTGCTTACCCACACGGAGCAGGCTTTAGAGTTGTTCCCAAACCAGGCGCCCCTGTGGTTTTACAACGGCGTGGGCCATCAGCTGAAAAAGCAGCCAACCAAGGCCATCAAATCCTTGGAATACGGCCGCAAGCTGGCCACCGACAACCCCGAGCTGCTGGCTCAGTTCGACACCCAGCTCGGCGACACCTACCACGAGTTAAAGGAATACGCCAAGTCGGATGCGGCTTACGAAGCAGCTCTGACGTTTGACGCTAATAATGCTCAGGCCCTGAACAACTACAGCTACTACCTTTCCTTGCGGGGCGAGAAGCTGGACAAAGCCAAGGAAATGGCGGGCAAACTGGTCAAGCAGAACCCCGACAACGACACCTACCTCGATACCTACGGCTGGGTGCTGTACCGGCTGAAAGACTACAGCGGGGCCCGGCAACAGTTTGAAAAAGCGCTGAAAACTACCACGGATGCTACCGTAATTGAGCACTACGGCGACGTGCTGTTCAAGCTGGGCGAGGCCGATAAGGCCCTGGCCGAGTGGCAGAAAGCCAAAAAAACAGGCGGTGCTTCCCCGCTCATCGACCGGAAGATTAAAGACAAAAAACTATATGAGTAACCGCCTCCTGCTGGTGCTGCTCGGCGCCACACTGATGCTGGGCAGCTGCAACCGCAAACTGCTTTCTATTGGCTCTAAGGCCAATAAAACGACGGTACCCATGCCGGAGTCAGTGCGCGCAGCCAACGTCGATTTTCGTTTTCTGGCGGCCAAGGGCAAGGCGCAGTTTGACCAGCAGAGTGGCAACATCAACGTGCGCATTCGCAAGGACAGCGTCATCTGGATTTCGGCCTCACTAATTGGGGTAGAAGGCGGCCGCATCTACATCACCCGCGACTCGGTGCAAGTGCTCGACAAGCTCCACCGCGAATACTACGCCGGCGACTTCGCCTACCTCAGCAAGCGCCTGAACGTGCCTGTCAACTTCGACATGCTGCAAGCCTTGCTGCTAGGTAACTACCTGGCGCCACTCAGCGCCGCTACCCAGCCTACGGTTACTACAGATGGCCCTGTGCAGCGGGTGAACTATGAGCAGGCGGGCCTGCTGGTGCAGCAACTGGTGAACCTGGAACGGGGGCGCATTCAGCAACTGCAGGTGCAGGTGCCGGCCAGTGAAAACAAACTCACCGTCGACTACTCCGACTTCCGGCCTTTGGAGCGCACTGCTCAGCCGTTTGCGCACAGCAGCCTTGTGCAGGTGCAGCAAGGGCAGGCAGCGCCCTCCACGCTTACCATTACTTACCGCTCGGTAGATGTGGATAAGGAGCGGCTGCAGTTCCCCTTCTCGGTACCCAAGGGCTATGCGCGCAAAAAGTAAAAGCTGGCTGCTGGTAGTAAGTTGCGTGCTGTTGCTGGGGGTAGCCGATGCCTCCTGGGCGCAGCGCATGGGTTCCACGGGGCGTAAAACCAAAGCCCAACTCGAGCGGGAACGGCGCCTGACCCTGAAGCGCATCAATGAAACCAGCCGCATTCTGGAGCAAACCCAGCAGCAGAAGCAAGCTTCCGTGGGGCAATTAAATGCCCTGAAGGAAAAGCTCACCGTGCAGCAGGGCGTCATTAAGAACATCAGCAGTGAGCTGCGCTACATCGAAACCGATGTTAAGCAAACGGAAAACCAGGTGCAGCAAACCCGCCAGAGCCTGGAGCAGCTTAAAGCAGAATACGCCCGCCTGATTTATGCCGGTTCGAAAACGGCCAACGGCTACAACCGGGTCATGTTTCTGTTTGCTTCGGAGTCGTTTAACCAATTTATGCTCCGGTTGCGCTACATCCGTCAGTACACGGAAGTGCGCAAAGCCCAGGCCGCCCAAATCAGCCACACCCAGCAGCGCCTGAGCACCCAGCTCACCGGTCTCAAGGAAAAGCAGGAGGAAAAAGGCTCCCTGCTCACTACCCAGATTTCGGAAAAGAAGAACCTGCTCACGCTCAAAACCCAGCAGGATCAGGTAGTCACGAAGCTTACCCAGCAGGAGCAGAACCTGCGCCAGGAACTGGCAACCCGCCAGCAGGCCGTAACCCGCCTCGACAACCTGATTGCCCAGCGGGTACGGGAGGAAATTGCCCGGGCGGCTCGCTTGGCAGCCCGGCGCGCGGCCGCCAAAGCCGCCGCGGCCCGCACCAGCACTGCCGCTACTGCCCCTTCTCGTAGTCCGGGAGCAACTGCCCGCACCAGCAGTACCGAGGCTACGGAAGCCGCCGCCGAAGCGGCCGCTGAGCGCGTGGACCGCGTCACGATGACTCCGGAGGGTGCCGAACTGGCTTCGTCGTTTCACGATAACCGGGGCCGGCTGCCGTGGCCCGTGGGCCGGGGTTTTATCAGTCAGCACTTCGGCCGGCACAACCACCCCGTGCTGAAAAATGTGGTAGTGGAGAACCGGGGTGTTGATATTCAAACCAATGCCGGGGAACCGGTGCGGGCCGTATTTAGCGGAAAGGTACTGACCGTGGCCAGCGTGCCCGGCATGAATACCATTGTAATGGTGCAGCACGGCGACTACTTCACGGTATACGCCAAGCTGCGTAGCGTCAGCGTTAGCGAGGGGCAAACTATTAGCGCCCGCCAAACCATTGGTACCGTTTCTACGGACGCGGAAGGAACTTCCGAAGTGCAGTTTCAGGTGTGGCACAACAGCTCCAATCTGAACCCGGAAAACTGGCTGGGCCGCAAGTAGGTAGCAAAAAAAACACCGCACAACATGCGGTGTCTTTCTGAGCTATGAAAACAAACTTAGCTATCAGAATCCCTCCCCTTACTTAGCAACTGCGGTAAGGCGGCTAGCCTAGCAAGGGTAATCCCCGATAACATGACGAAAGATACATGCGGCGATACTGCCCGCTCCCGCAATTTCGCCGAATGTGTTTTTTCCCTCGGTGAATACTAGCATTCTGAATGCTTTTCCTACCTGTTGAGCTTAAATAAGATTTAAGCGGCTCAGCAGCGCGGCTTTATAGGAGCTACCAATGGGCACGGGCAACACGCTGGTAGCCTGCTCAGCACTGCGGCCGGCTTCTACGGTAACTGCGTCGTTCTCGATGGCAATTATGCGGTCCAGCCGCACAATGTACTTGCGGTGTACGCGGGCAAAGTCGCGGAGCGGCAGCTTGGCTTCTAGCTCCTTCATGGTGCTGTACACCGTGTACCGCTCACGACCAGAGTAGATGTTCACGTAGTCGCCAAGCGCCTCCACATACCGGATATCAGATGTATTCACCCGCAGCAGTTTATGATCCTGTTTTATAAAAATTTCGTTCTGCCCTCCATGTAGGTAGAATGATTCCGCCGTGTCGTTGGCCATGCGTAGTAATCCCTCCAGCTTGAGTTTCTCTTCTTCCAGCTGCAGGCGGGCCCGCCGCAGTTCCAGGTGCGACACTACTTCCCGGGCCAGAATGCGGAGTGCATCCCGTTGCTCCTCCGTCAGGCGGCGGGGCACAGTATCAATGGTGCAGATGGTGCCGAGGGCCTGCCCTTCCGGGGTTATAAGCGGGGCACCGGCGTAAAAGCGAATGTTAGGGTCGCCGGTAACTAGGGCGTTTTGCTTGAAGATGGGGTCCTGAGTCGCATCCTCCACTTCGTACACTTTGTCTGAGAGAATGGCGTGCTGGCAAAAAGCCAAGTGGCGGGGTGTGCTCTTAACTCCCAAACCTATTTCGGCCTTAAACCACTGCCGCTCGGCATCCAGCAGCGAAACCAAGGAAATAGGGGTACCGCAGATGTAGGCCGCCAGCCGCACCAAGTCGTCGAAAACCGTTTCGGGGGGCGTGTCCAGAATGCGGTAGTTACGCAGGACCTCCAAGCGAGCAGCTTCGTCGAAGCGGCGGGTAAGTGGCTTTACAGCACTTTCCGCGGTGGAAAAAGTAGGTGACATCAGGAAAGGAGCAGGTAGTACAGCGGAAGAAAGGTAGGGTAGTCTATAACTAATTCTCTAAATAGCAGCAATGGTGGCAATTTGTTGTACGCACCCCGCCGAGCAGCTGCATTTGCCGGCTTAACATCATCATTCACTGGCTGAAGCTGTTGCCACTCAGTCCGTTCCTGCGCGTTGTAGCCGGCGGGCTCCTAGCAGAAGCCTGGAGCCACGCGGGAACTGATTTTGAAATTATGCGGTACCTTTACCAATCCCAATGCGTACAAGGCTGCGTATACGTAGCTTTGCCACATAATAACCCGACCTGTTGGTCTTCCTCCTTATGAATTTTGCCACCCTTTTGCTTGGTATTGGCGGCCTTGGCGGCACCGAACTCCTGCTCATCGGCCTCGCTATCATCCTTTTATTCGGAGCCAAGCGCATTCCGGAGCTGTTCCGGGGTATGGGCCAAGGCATCCGCGAATTTAAGGATGCTTCTAAGGAAGAGAAGCCGGAGTTCCGCGATGGCCCAATCAACCCGAATGACCCCACGGCTCCCCGCCGCTAATTGCTCGTAGCCATGAACACTCCTTTCTTCCTCTTCTTAGGTGATTTGGGCGGTGGTGAGATAATGCTCATCATGGTCGTTATCCTCATTTTCTTCGGGGCCAATAAGATTCCGGAACTAGCCCGCGGTTTAGGTAAAGGCATCCGTGAGTTCAAGGACGCTTCCCGCGAGATTCGGAGCGAAATTGAAAACTCCGGCCAGCCTCAGCAGCCCTACCAGCAGCAATTCAACCAGCAACCCTACCAGGCCCCCGTGGCCCCAGTAGCCGAAGCCCCGGCCGTTACGCCGGTGGCCCCGCCCATGGATGGTGGCCTAACCCCTCCGGTTACGCGCCCCGCCGAAGAGCGGCCCCGCCTCGACCAAATGAACTAAACCCTTTTCGTCTTGAGACGCTTTAACTCCCTCACGGAAGTTCGCCACGAGCTGACGGCAGGCACCACGTCCTGTCGTCAGCTCGTGGCTTATTATCTGGATAATATCCGCCGCAAAGAACACCTGAATGCCTTTTTGGAGGTGTGGCCCGAAGAAGCCCTGGCCCAAGCCGAGGCCGTTGATGCCAAGCTGGCCGCCGGTACGGCCGGCAAGCTAGCGGGTATGGTCATCGGGCTGAAAGATGTGCTGGCCTACGAAGGCCATAGCTTGCAGAGTAGCAGCCACATCCTGGACGGCTTCAAATCCTTGTTTACGGGCACGGCCGTGCAGCGCCTGCTCGACGAAGACGCCATTCTGATTGGGCGCCAGAACTGCGACGAGTTTGCCATGGGCGCCTCCAACGAGACATCCTATTTCGGCCCCGCCCGCAACGAAATTGACCCTGAGCGAGTACCCGGTGGCTCCTCAGGAGGCTCGGCGGTGGCGGTGCAAGCCGACATGTGCCTGGCTTCTATTGGCTCCGATACGGGGGGCTCAGTGCGTCAGCCAGCCGCTTTTTGCGGAATTGTGGGCTTCAAACCTACTTATTCACGCATTTCGCGCTACGGGCTGGTTGCTTACGCTTCCTCCTTCGATCAGATTGGCACGCTGACCCGCTCGGTGGAAGATGCCGCTTTGCTGCTGGAAGTAATGGCCGGCCCTGATTCGTTCGACAGCACCGCCAGCAAGCGGGAAGTGCCTGCCTATAGCCAACAGCTGACGCCAGCCCCGCACTACCGCATCGGCTTTATCAAGGATTGTCTGGAGCGGCCGGGTTTGAATCCGGAAATCAAGGCGGCCACGGAGCAGGCGCTGGAGCAGTTCCGGGGCCAAGGCCACGTGGTAGAAGCCGTTGATTTTCCCTACCTCGACTTTATTGTTCCCACCTACTACATCCTGACCACGGCCGAAGCTAGCTCCAACCTAAGCCGGTACGACGGGGTGAAGTTTGGCTACCGCGCGCCGGATGCTACGGACTTGGAGTCACTCTACAAGAAAACGCGCGCCCAGGGCTTCGGTCCGGAGGTGCAGCGCCGCATTTTGCTGGGCACTTTCGTGTTGAGCGCCAGCTACTACGACGCTTACTACACCAAGGCCCAGCGCGTACGCCGCCTCATCAAGGAAAAAACCGACGAGTTGTTGCGCGAGTACGACTTCTTGGTGCTGCCCACTACCCCTACCACGGCCTTCCGCATCGGCGACGTGAATAAGGATACGCTGGCCATGTACCTGGCCGACATCTTCACGGTGCAGGCCTCTTTGGCGGGCGTGCCCGCTATTTCGGTGCCCGCGGGGAAAGATGCGCAGGGCTTGCCCATCGGCTTGCAGATTTTGGCGGGTGCCTTCCGCGAGGAGCACCTACTAGCGTTTGCCAGCACCGTGACGGAAACAGCAGCTCCCGTAGAGGCCTAACCAGCCCATAAAAAACAGCCCCGGAGTTTCGCTCTGGCTTCTTCGCTACTGACTGCCGCGGGCAGCCTGAAGCAGGAGCTTACGCGGAGCTTCGGGGTTCTTATTCGCTGCCGGGCTGGCATTTATGTCAATCCGTGCTATTTTTGAAGATGCGCTGGGCTGAGGCACAGCAAGTTGAGGTTTTCGGCTTACCTGCCAGTTTCCATGTAAGATGAAGAAGTCGTTGCTGCGTGCTGCTGTTCCGTTGCTATTTGCCGCCTCCGTGGTTCGCCCCGCGGTAGCCCAGGTGCGGCCCGAACTACCTCCTACCTCGCCTGCTCAGGCGCCACCAGTAGCGGATGACTCGCTGCGGGTTAACCTGGAGTTGCTGCCCGATTCGTTGGTAGCAGCGCCAGTCCCGGTCGACTCAGTGAAGCTGGTGTGGCTCCGCACGCCGCCCGAGCTGCGTGACTTGGTGGGGGACCGAATTAGCTGCTTTGAAACCGATGTTCCGCACGTCTTTAATTCACATGTGCTGGCGTTTGTGCGTCTCTTCACGGAACGGCAGCGCGGCTATACCCAGCGCGTGCTGGAACGTGAGAACCTGTATTTTCCGCTCTTCGAAAAGTATCTGGCCAAGTATAATCTGCCCACGGATCTGAAATACCTGGCCGTAGTAGAATCCGCCCTGATTCCGACGGCTAAGTCCCGAGTAGGTGCTACCGGCTTGTGGCAGTTTATGGGCCCCACGGCCAACGACCTACGCCTGCGCCGCGACGAGTGGGTGGATGAACGCATGAACCCGGAAAAGGCTACTGAAGCGGCCTGCAAGCACTTACGCTACCTCTACGGCGTGTTTCACGATTGGGAAATGGTGCTGGCAGCCTATAACTGGGGCGCTGGCAACATGCAGAAAGTCGTGCGCCGCACGGGCAAGAAAACGTACTGGGAAGTGCACCCGCACTTGCCGGCCGAGACACGCAACTACGTGCCCACCTTCACGGCCATTATGTACACCATGAAGTACGCCCAGCAGCACCAGTTGCACTCCCCTACCCTCAAGTATCAGTACGCCGAGGCCATGGATACGCTGCAGCTGGGCGGCCGGGCCTTCGATTTGACCCGCTTGGCCCGGGCCTGCGGCTACCCCGATTCTATGACGCTGGCCCGTCTGAACCCGGAGCTGCGCAAGCCCTGGCTACCCCAAGGTTACCGCCCCTATGCTGTGCAGTTGCCGGCGGCAGCTCGCCCGGCCCTGGCCGTCGTCGATAGGGAGACGTTGTTTGACTACTGCCGACCCCTAGCCGAGCTGCCGCAGCCGGTACTTCTGCGCCCCGTGCTGCTGGCTGGCATTGAGCCATTTCCTGCCCGCAGCCTAGCCGCGGCCGGAGCTTCGGCCGGCGGACACGTTACGCCACCCCGGTATCGTCGGGTGCGTCACACCGTGAAGCGCGGCGAAACGGTAGCTTCGGTAGCGGA of Hymenobacter sublimis contains these proteins:
- the dut gene encoding dUTP diphosphatase — its product is MLISVINTSKHPLPEYQTAHAAGMDVRANLTEPVTLKPLQRALVPTGLFLEIPVGYEMQVRPRSGLAYKHGIGLVNSPGTIDADYRGELKVLLVNLSDQEFVVQDGERIAQLVVARHETVAWQPVEVLSDTARGAGGYGSTGVQ
- a CDS encoding sugar phosphate nucleotidyltransferase, translating into MKIIVPMAGMGKRMRPHTLTVPKPLIPIAGKPIVQRLVEDIAKVCGEQVEEVAFIIGRFGAEVEKSLVQIAESVGAKGTIHYQDEPLGTAHAILCAQSALDGPVVVAFADTLFKADFILDSSAEGTIWVQRVDDPKPFGVVKLNEQGQITDFVEKPQEFVSDLAIIGIYYFKDGEYLKNELQYLLDNDIKDKGEYQLTNALENMKNKGTSFVPGRVTEWLDCGNKDATVFTNQRYLEYLQERGENLVSESAQVTNSVLIPPVYIGEGVIITDSVVGPHVSLGNHTNVRASIVSNSIVQQSATVLHANLTNSMVGSHATVASTPNDLSLGDYNTLRV
- a CDS encoding tetratricopeptide repeat protein — encoded protein: MSRFGAFSVLLLGLLVASPGYAQQAKPAAPATSTAPEKKPRKLTRKERKELARRAALDAAAQQKRPLSEKDREISEAYFVDGVRFVLLEDYNKALERLLKAYALNPTNAAVNYKIAETNLLSGNLQDATNFAQAAVKLDPQNAYYYLLLAQIYASQKQFDQAIGVYNTLIKQVPNSGYYLFNLADLYIAQGKLNEALATFDQAEKQFGLLDEVSFKKQQIYLKQNNLDKALQEGETLITANPNEVRYVLAQAQMYAANNRFPDAIRVAQQALKQDPDNPRARMILADVYRQQNNAPESEKQIKLAFESPALDIDDKVRILVDYIKQLPNPALNQTAQDLAAITTRVHPREAKAFSIAGDIQTVTGNRPAARANYLKAIELDNSRYQIWQQVVLIDAELNQVDSLLTHTEQALELFPNQAPLWFYNGVGHQLKKQPTKAIKSLEYGRKLATDNPELLAQFDTQLGDTYHELKEYAKSDAAYEAALTFDANNAQALNNYSYYLSLRGEKLDKAKEMAGKLVKQNPDNDTYLDTYGWVLYRLKDYSGARQQFEKALKTTTDATVIEHYGDVLFKLGEADKALAEWQKAKKTGGASPLIDRKIKDKKLYE
- a CDS encoding DUF4292 domain-containing protein; the encoded protein is MSNRLLLVLLGATLMLGSCNRKLLSIGSKANKTTVPMPESVRAANVDFRFLAAKGKAQFDQQSGNINVRIRKDSVIWISASLIGVEGGRIYITRDSVQVLDKLHREYYAGDFAYLSKRLNVPVNFDMLQALLLGNYLAPLSAATQPTVTTDGPVQRVNYEQAGLLVQQLVNLERGRIQQLQVQVPASENKLTVDYSDFRPLERTAQPFAHSSLVQVQQGQAAPSTLTITYRSVDVDKERLQFPFSVPKGYARKK
- a CDS encoding murein hydrolase activator EnvC family protein; this encodes MRAKSKSWLLVVSCVLLLGVADASWAQRMGSTGRKTKAQLERERRLTLKRINETSRILEQTQQQKQASVGQLNALKEKLTVQQGVIKNISSELRYIETDVKQTENQVQQTRQSLEQLKAEYARLIYAGSKTANGYNRVMFLFASESFNQFMLRLRYIRQYTEVRKAQAAQISHTQQRLSTQLTGLKEKQEEKGSLLTTQISEKKNLLTLKTQQDQVVTKLTQQEQNLRQELATRQQAVTRLDNLIAQRVREEIARAARLAARRAAAKAAAARTSTAATAPSRSPGATARTSSTEATEAAAEAAAERVDRVTMTPEGAELASSFHDNRGRLPWPVGRGFISQHFGRHNHPVLKNVVVENRGVDIQTNAGEPVRAVFSGKVLTVASVPGMNTIVMVQHGDYFTVYAKLRSVSVSEGQTISARQTIGTVSTDAEGTSEVQFQVWHNSSNLNPENWLGRK
- a CDS encoding LytTR family transcriptional regulator DNA-binding domain-containing protein, with amino-acid sequence MSPTFSTAESAVKPLTRRFDEAARLEVLRNYRILDTPPETVFDDLVRLAAYICGTPISLVSLLDAERQWFKAEIGLGVKSTPRHLAFCQHAILSDKVYEVEDATQDPIFKQNALVTGDPNIRFYAGAPLITPEGQALGTICTIDTVPRRLTEEQRDALRILAREVVSHLELRRARLQLEEEKLKLEGLLRMANDTAESFYLHGGQNEIFIKQDHKLLRVNTSDIRYVEALGDYVNIYSGRERYTVYSTMKELEAKLPLRDFARVHRKYIVRLDRIIAIENDAVTVEAGRSAEQATSVLPVPIGSSYKAALLSRLNLI
- a CDS encoding twin-arginine translocase TatA/TatE family subunit, with the protein product MNFATLLLGIGGLGGTELLLIGLAIILLFGAKRIPELFRGMGQGIREFKDASKEEKPEFRDGPINPNDPTAPRR
- the tatA gene encoding twin-arginine translocase TatA/TatE family subunit, which codes for MNTPFFLFLGDLGGGEIMLIMVVILIFFGANKIPELARGLGKGIREFKDASREIRSEIENSGQPQQPYQQQFNQQPYQAPVAPVAEAPAVTPVAPPMDGGLTPPVTRPAEERPRLDQMN
- the gatA gene encoding Asp-tRNA(Asn)/Glu-tRNA(Gln) amidotransferase subunit GatA, which codes for MRRFNSLTEVRHELTAGTTSCRQLVAYYLDNIRRKEHLNAFLEVWPEEALAQAEAVDAKLAAGTAGKLAGMVIGLKDVLAYEGHSLQSSSHILDGFKSLFTGTAVQRLLDEDAILIGRQNCDEFAMGASNETSYFGPARNEIDPERVPGGSSGGSAVAVQADMCLASIGSDTGGSVRQPAAFCGIVGFKPTYSRISRYGLVAYASSFDQIGTLTRSVEDAALLLEVMAGPDSFDSTASKREVPAYSQQLTPAPHYRIGFIKDCLERPGLNPEIKAATEQALEQFRGQGHVVEAVDFPYLDFIVPTYYILTTAEASSNLSRYDGVKFGYRAPDATDLESLYKKTRAQGFGPEVQRRILLGTFVLSASYYDAYYTKAQRVRRLIKEKTDELLREYDFLVLPTTPTTAFRIGDVNKDTLAMYLADIFTVQASLAGVPAISVPAGKDAQGLPIGLQILAGAFREEHLLAFASTVTETAAPVEA
- a CDS encoding LysM peptidoglycan-binding domain-containing protein — its product is MKKSLLRAAVPLLFAASVVRPAVAQVRPELPPTSPAQAPPVADDSLRVNLELLPDSLVAAPVPVDSVKLVWLRTPPELRDLVGDRISCFETDVPHVFNSHVLAFVRLFTERQRGYTQRVLERENLYFPLFEKYLAKYNLPTDLKYLAVVESALIPTAKSRVGATGLWQFMGPTANDLRLRRDEWVDERMNPEKATEAACKHLRYLYGVFHDWEMVLAAYNWGAGNMQKVVRRTGKKTYWEVHPHLPAETRNYVPTFTAIMYTMKYAQQHQLHSPTLKYQYAEAMDTLQLGGRAFDLTRLARACGYPDSMTLARLNPELRKPWLPQGYRPYAVQLPAAARPALAVVDRETLFDYCRPLAELPQPVLLRPVLLAGIEPFPARSLAAAGASAGGHVTPPRYRRVRHTVKRGETVASVAERYEVSAAQVRRWNNLGKRSALTPRSQLVVFVPSPATQLPAGPVATSETHVLAATNNRPTLAVPVRVSTSRTKPLTSETEDITAPTPARPAAAKQVLAATRPARPASEVATPTALSDNPAPTTYTVRRGDFLEKVARTHGLTVAQLVARNKLATETLTPGQKLNLQELAAEPTAELLTATRETAAAAQEPARRASRPASRSLLPTPQVHLVQPGDTLYNISRRYQGLTVEKLRELNHLQSDEVKPGQKLIVKS